In Choloepus didactylus isolate mChoDid1 chromosome X, mChoDid1.pri, whole genome shotgun sequence, a genomic segment contains:
- the LOC119522829 gene encoding LOW QUALITY PROTEIN: forkhead box protein P3-like (The sequence of the model RefSeq protein was modified relative to this genomic sequence to represent the inferred CDS: inserted 2 bases in 2 codons), which translates to MPNPRPAKPSAPSLALSPSPGPSPSWKAAPRXSDLLGPRGPRGTFQGQELRSRAQASSSTSNPMPPLQLQLPTVPLIMVAPSRTRLGPSPHLQALLQDKPHFMHQLSTVDAHAQTPMLQVHPLDSPAMISLPPPTAATGVFSLKAQPGLPPGINVASLEWXSREPMLCTFPSPGAPRKDSTLSAASQGSYPLLANGVSKWPRCEKVFEEQEDFLKHCQADHLLDEKGRAQCLLQREVVQSLSLQLVLEKEKLSAMQAHLAGKMALNKAPSAASSNKGPCCIAAAGPAGGALPAWPGPQGAPDSLFAVRRHLWGSHGNSTFPEFFHNMDYFKFHNMRPPFTYTTLIHWAILEAPEKQWTLNEIYHWFTCMFAFLRNHPATWKNAICHNLSLHKCFVRVESEKGAVWTVDELEFLKKRSQRPNRYSNPMPGP; encoded by the exons ATGCCCAACCCCAGGCCAGCCAAGCCCTCGGCCCCTTCTTTGGCCCTCAGCCCATCCCCAGGTCCCTCGCCCAGCTGGAAAGCTGCACCAA CCTCAGACCTGCTGGGGCCCAGGGGCCCAAGGGGAACCTTCCAGGGCCAGGAACTCCGAAGCAGGGCCCAGGCCTCCTCCTCAACCTCAAACCCCATGCCACCATTGCAGCTGCAG ctccccacagTGCCCCTAATCATGGTGGCACCCTCCAGGACACGGTTGGGCCCCTCGCCCCACTTGCAGGCACTCCTCCAGGACAAGCCACACTTTATGCATCAG CTCTCAACAGTGGATGCCCATGCCCAGACACCCATGCTGCAGGTGCACCCACTGGATAGCCCAGCCATGATCAGCCTCCCACCACCAACCGCTGCCACTGGGGTCTTCTCCCTCAAGGCCCAGCCCGGTCTGCCACCCG GGATCAACGTGGCCAGCCTGGAGT TGTCCAGGGAGCCAATGTTGTgcaccttccccagccctggtGCGCCCAGGAAGGACAG CACCCTTTCAGCTGCGTCCCAGGGCTCCTACCCCCTGCTGGCAAATGGCGTCTCCAAGTGGCCCAGATGTGAGAAGGTCTTCGAGGAGCAGGAGGACTTCCTCAA GCACTGCCAGGCGGACCATCTCCTGGATGAGAAGGGCAGGGCGCAGTGTCTCCTCCAGAGGGAGGTGGTACAGTC CCTGTCCTTACAACTGGTACTGGAGAAGGAGAAGCTCAGTGCTATGCAGGCCCACCTGGCTGGGAAGATGGCCCTGAACAAGGCTCCCTCTGCG GCATCCTCCAACAAGGGCCCCTGCTGCATTGCAGCGGCAGGTCCTGCAGGCGGTGCCCTCCCAGCCTGGCCTGGCCCCCAGGGGGCCCCCGACAGCCTGTTTGCAGTACGGAGGCACCTCTGGGGCAGCCACGGAAACAGCACATTCCCAG AGTTCTTTCACAACATGGACTACTTCAAGTTCCACAACATGCGGCCCCCTTTCACCTACACCACCCTCATCCACTGG GCCATCCTGGAGGCTCCTGAGAAGCAGTGGACACTCAATGAGATCTACCACTGGTTCACATGCATGTTCGCCTTCCTCCGAAACCACCCTGCCACCTGGAAG AATGCCATCTGCCACAACCTGAGCCTACACAAGTGCTTCGTGCGGGTGGAGAGCGAGAAAGGGGCTGTGTGGACTGTGGATGAGCTCGAGTTCCTCAAGAAGAGGAGCCAGAGGCCCAACAGGTACTCCAACCCCATGCCTGGCCCCTGA